Genomic window (Aquimarina sp. BL5):
AGGCCAAAAAATTAGAAGAAGAGGTCAATCAAATTGCTAAAGATTTGGAAATGCTTATTGACATAGTTTCTAATCTACAGATCGAAGACACTTCGCATTCTACTAAGATTATTGATAACATATCCTTGATTTTTGCAACGATTAATCAGCTAAAAGCTGGAATTAAGAATAAAATAAAATCCCTGGGTAGCAAAGAAGCGAATGCAGAATTTGCCGCACAACTGAAATTAGTGGACCAGAGTATTATCAATTACCTTGATATTGCCAATACTCCAGAAAAAACAGATGAATTACTAAACAAGGTATCAGTTCAGTTAGAAGATCTGGAAGGTAGATTTGCTGATTTCGAAGAGTTTATTACGCTAATTATAGAAAAGCGTGAAGAAGTATACAATGCTTTTGAAGCCAGAAAAAACAGTTTGATCGAGGCAAGGAATAAAAAAGCCGTTGCTTTAGAAAATGCTGCAAGTAGAATACTAAAAGGAGTTACTAAAAAGGCATTAAGTTTTGATTCTGTCGCTGATATCAATGGATATTTTGCATCTGATCTAATGATCAATAAGCTTAGAGACATCATTGCGAATTTAATGGAACTGGACGACGCTGGTAAAGCTGAGACTATTGAAACTGCATTAAAAGTAGCCAAAGAAGATGCTACGCGTAAGTTAAAAGACAAACAAGATCTCTATGAAGATGGTGAGAATATCATTAAACTAGGAAAACATAAGTTTGGTGTAAACAAACAACCATTAGATCTTACTATTGTATACAAAGACAATACATTACAATATCATCTTACTGGTACCGATTTCTATCAGGAAATTGAAAACGAAATATTACTAAAATCTAAAAAATACTGGGATCAAGAGCTAATTTCTGAAAACCAAGAAATATATCGTGCAGCCTATTTAGCGTATAAAATATTCAATACTAAAAAGGATGAATTATTAAATCTAGGAGAAGAAGAATTACTAGAACTCATAAAATCGGAAAGTAGTAAAAACTATGCTGAAGGATATGTAAAAGGAGTTCACGATGTAGATGCTGCTACAATTCTAAAGGTTTTAGTGAGTAAAGATCACGATCTTGGGTTATTACGTTATGACTCACTCTCTAGATCCTATGCACAATACTTTTGGAGTAGTTTAGATACAGAAAAGAAAACATATTGGAATAATACCATAAAAGCATCAGGAGAAGTTTTAGAAATTTTCTCGGATAGTACGGAGTATCAAACAATACTTTCTGATTTAGCAAAAGAGATTTCTACTTTCGCGGAAACGCAAAAGCTTTTTGGCAAAAAATATAGTAACACCATTAGCAATTACCTTTTTACCGAACTGCAAACAGATGATGTGTTTTGTATCAGTCAAACTGCAAATGAATTACACGATTTATTTCTTGCCGAATTGGAAAAGAAAAAAGTAATTAGCAAGTTTAAGAAATCTATAGAGCCTACTGCTGGAAAGAGTCAAAAAGATCTAATACGTTTAACATTGCAATGGGTAACCGCTTTTCTGAAAGCACATCATCCAAAAGAGATAGAATATGCGCAGGAAATTGTATGTGTTTTATTATATAAAAAGGAATCAGTTTCAGAAGTAATTCACGTAAATCCTTCACAAATCATTGAAGGATTGAAAGGGAGTCATCCTACTATCAATGAAACTAATTTTGAATTTAATTATCATCATTTTATTACTCGATTATTAGAATTTTCAGATATAGAAGTTCCTGCATACTCAGCATATCGAGAAGCAAAACATGCCGTAACTGAATCCTTAAAAGAGGATCTTAAACTCGAAGAATTTAAACCAAGAGTCTTATCTTCTTTTGTACGTAATAAGCTAATTGATCAAGTCTATCTGCCTTTATTTGGAGATAATCTTTCTAAACAATTAGGAAGCGTCGGAGACAATAAACGTACCGACAGAATGGGGATGCTATTGCTGATCTCTCCACCTGGATATGGTAAAACAACTTTGATGGAATATATGGCTAACCGTTTAGGGTTGGTATTTATGAAAATCAATGGCCCAGCGATTGGTCATGAAGTTACTTCAGTCGATCCAATGGCTGCTACTAATTCTGCTGCTCGCGAAGAACTAAAAAAATTAAATTTAGCTTTTGAAATGGGGAATAATGTAATGCTTTATCTAGATGATATTCAACATTGTAATCCAGAGTTTTTACAGAAATTTATTTCGCTAGCAGATGGTACTCGTAAGATTGAAGGAATTTATAATGGACATCCTAAAACATATGACCTGCGTAGTAAGAAATTCTGTGTAATTATGGCAGGAAATCCATATACCGAAAGTGGAGATAAGTTTCAGATTCCGGATATGTTAGCCAATAGAGCTGATATATACAATTTAGGAGATATTATTGGGGATACAGCAGATTTATTCAAACTCAGTTTGATAGAAAATGCTTTGACTTCTAACCCGGTATTACACCAGTTAAGCAGTAAATATTTTGAAGATATTTATGGACTAATTGAAATGGTAGAATCTGGCACTCAAGAAGGCATAGAGCTAAAAGGCAATCACACTAAGCAAGAAATACAAGATTATCTGGCAGTATTAGAAAAAGTAGTGACTATACGTAATACGGTAATGCAAGTAAATGCCGCATATATACAATCTGCAGCAATGGAAGATTCTTATCGCACAGAACCTTCTTTTAAATTACAAGGATCTTATCGTGATATGAGTAAACTGGTAGCCAAAGTAGTTCCGATTATGAATGA
Coding sequences:
- a CDS encoding DNA repair ATPase is translated as MEETNTNDIQLDGGTYEIIQKRLQKQKGELQNRLTQLNDARKEVFGSVETKLIANNRINTENNCIARDIVTIGDFCLFGYNVHFGLRTEIKLDDVFSIYTYADDHFINKKLDLINDSVFIDDFTNLYKYYRNTIFSKFAIVGNYLHMVFQLSESVTDIKTFKWLINEGTLTYVDNRSEHEFKFPKQYEFEWVEVTRDMHRYGIHPHISILDKVFVETVGGDLTIKIEDNTDDGKGIYNEAVEQVDQTLDDGQYRYANLGNLIALEIKPFQEAPRYFVYNHKVQEVKKIECIKDACVLLPDDQGIIYPNGYYLQSGEVKLFTNEISDVKFQEKISSPNGEDFLYVFYESKKGLYTLMSYNVIEQEVKTPIICNGFTILEGGELCYFKTEDEQTKHHVIQIWQTPFLKGNEIPSEHTDTLLYKIGNKDIVKAMAECHALITLLNKEDNYDGLYDDLAKSSNDIVDSYYWIREEDTCRLDVPLGEISNAANAAIDEFEKVVQLRRTAANVTKETKETAKEIFNKIKSSSFRSIDDFVQVLSQLRTLRGEVIGLNDIRYIDKQFITDLETEIAEQTDKISQRCVQFLLDDKALLPYHARVEEKQQELEAIKKVIEAKKLEEEVNQIAKDLEMLIDIVSNLQIEDTSHSTKIIDNISLIFATINQLKAGIKNKIKSLGSKEANAEFAAQLKLVDQSIINYLDIANTPEKTDELLNKVSVQLEDLEGRFADFEEFITLIIEKREEVYNAFEARKNSLIEARNKKAVALENAASRILKGVTKKALSFDSVADINGYFASDLMINKLRDIIANLMELDDAGKAETIETALKVAKEDATRKLKDKQDLYEDGENIIKLGKHKFGVNKQPLDLTIVYKDNTLQYHLTGTDFYQEIENEILLKSKKYWDQELISENQEIYRAAYLAYKIFNTKKDELLNLGEEELLELIKSESSKNYAEGYVKGVHDVDAATILKVLVSKDHDLGLLRYDSLSRSYAQYFWSSLDTEKKTYWNNTIKASGEVLEIFSDSTEYQTILSDLAKEISTFAETQKLFGKKYSNTISNYLFTELQTDDVFCISQTANELHDLFLAELEKKKVISKFKKSIEPTAGKSQKDLIRLTLQWVTAFLKAHHPKEIEYAQEIVCVLLYKKESVSEVIHVNPSQIIEGLKGSHPTINETNFEFNYHHFITRLLEFSDIEVPAYSAYREAKHAVTESLKEDLKLEEFKPRVLSSFVRNKLIDQVYLPLFGDNLSKQLGSVGDNKRTDRMGMLLLISPPGYGKTTLMEYMANRLGLVFMKINGPAIGHEVTSVDPMAATNSAAREELKKLNLAFEMGNNVMLYLDDIQHCNPEFLQKFISLADGTRKIEGIYNGHPKTYDLRSKKFCVIMAGNPYTESGDKFQIPDMLANRADIYNLGDIIGDTADLFKLSLIENALTSNPVLHQLSSKYFEDIYGLIEMVESGTQEGIELKGNHTKQEIQDYLAVLEKVVTIRNTVMQVNAAYIQSAAMEDSYRTEPSFKLQGSYRDMSKLVAKVVPIMNEKELQTLLLSHYENESQTLTSAAEANLLKYKELTNTIIEEEAARWETIKETFIKNNKLKGFGDKNEMAQVLAQMMQFSEHLSGIQDVLKKGLEK